The Arachis duranensis cultivar V14167 chromosome 2, aradu.V14167.gnm2.J7QH, whole genome shotgun sequence genome has a window encoding:
- the LOC107475987 gene encoding fatty acyl-CoA reductase 2, chloroplastic yields MSYFIKSFSNALDKSNEKSYKAFMLSKLVPVVGNICESNLGLDEDSSNVILDEVDVIVNSAANTTFDERYDTAININTKGPCRLMSIAKKCKKLKLFLHVSTAYVNGQRQGRIMERPFSIGDCIAREKSISEIPQSFLPALDIEGEINMVSNYNGNIEDNLLAQKMREMGLERARRYGWQDTYVFTKAMGEMMIDKLREDIPVVVIRPSVIESTFKEPFPGWMEGNRMMDPIVLCYGKGQLTGFLVDPNGVLDVVPSDMVVNATLAAMARHGMDQKRDINVYQIASSVVNPLVFQDLARLLYEHYSSSPCIDSKGRPIQVPLMKLFSSTEEFSGHLWRDAIQKSGFTAMASSKGKMSQKLENICRKSVEQAKYLANIYEPYTFYGGRFDNSNTERLMEIMSEEEKREFGFDVKAIDWKDYITNVHIPGLRRHVMKGRGMGS; encoded by the exons ATGTCATACTTTATCAAG AGCTTTTCAAATGCCTTAgacaaatcaaatgaaaaatcCTACAAAGCCTTTATGTTGAGCAAGCTAGTACCTGTAGTAGGCAACATTTGCGAATCGAATCTTGGACTAGATGAAGATTCTTCCAATGTTATTCTGGATGAGGTAGATGTAATTGTAAATTCTGCAGCTAATACAACATTTGATGAAAG ATATGATACTGCTATCAACATAAACACCAAAGGACCGTGTCGCCTTATGAGCATtgcgaaaaaatgcaagaagctTAAGCTCTTTCTGCATGTTTCAACAG CTTATGTCAAtggacaaagacaaggaagaattATGGAAAGACCATTTAGCATTGGAGATTGCATAGCTAGAGAAAAATCCATATCTGAAATTCCACAAAGTTTTCTTCCAGCATTGGACATCGAAGGCGAAATAAACATGGTTTCGAATTACAATGGGAACATTGAAGACAACTTACTAGCTCAAAAGATGAGGGAGATGGGTCTAGAAAG GGCTAGAAGATATGGGTGGCAAGATACTTATGTGTTCACAAAAGCTATGGGAGAAATGATGATTGATAAATTGAGGGAAGATATTCCAGTTGTTGTAATTCGTCCAAGTGTTATAGAAAGCACTTTTAAAGAACCATTTCCTGGATGGATGGAAGGAAATAG GATGATGGATCCAATAGTTCTATGCTATGGGAAAGGACAGCTAACAGGTTTCTTGGTAGATCCAAATGGGGTACTTGATGTG GTTCCATCTGACATGGTTGTTAATGCAACCTTGGCAGCAATGGCAAGACATGGAATGGATCAAAAGCGAGATATCAATGTGTATCAAATTGCTTCATCTGTAGTGAACCCTTTGGTGTTCCAAGACCTTGCAAGATTGCTCTATGAACATTATAGCTCCTCTCCATGCATTGATTCAAAGGGTAGGCCAATTCAAGTTCCATTGATGAAGTTGTTTAGCTCCACAGAGGAATTCTCTGGCCACTTATGGAGAGATGCTATTCAGAAGAGTGGATTCACAGCTATGGCCTCATCAAAGGGGAAGATGTCTCAGAAACTTGAAAATATTTGTAGAAAATCAGTGGAGCAAGCAAAGTACTTAGCCAATATTTATGAACCATATACATTTTATGGTGGAAG GTTTGATAACAGTAACACAGAAAGATTAATGGAAATCATgtctgaagaagaaaaaagggaatTTGGATTTGATGTAAAGGCAATAGATTGGAAAGATTATATCACCAATGTTCATATACCAGGTCTAAGGAGACATGTCATGAAGGGAAGGGGAATGGGTAGTTAG